A DNA window from Mastomys coucha isolate ucsf_1 unplaced genomic scaffold, UCSF_Mcou_1 pScaffold21, whole genome shotgun sequence contains the following coding sequences:
- the Cdkn1c gene encoding cyclin-dependent kinase inhibitor 1C isoform X4, whose protein sequence is MGMSDVYLRSRTAMERLASSDTFPVIARSSACRSLFGPVDHEELGRELRMRLAELNAEDQNRWDFNFQQDVPLRGPGRLQWMEVDSESVPAFYRETVQVGRCRLQLGPRPPPVAVAVIPRSGPPAGEAPDGLEEAPEQPPSAPASAVVAEPTPPATPAPASDLTSDPIPEVTPVATSDPTPDPIPDANPDVATQDGEEQVPEQGEEQGAEPVEEKDEEPVEEQGAEPVEEQGAEPVEEQNGEPVEEQDENQEQRGQELKDQPLSGIPGRPAAGTAAANANGAIKKLSGPLISDFFAKRKRTAQENKASNDVPPGCPSPNVAPGVGAVEQTPRKRLR, encoded by the exons ATGGGCATGTCCGACGTGTACCTCCGCAGCAGAACAGCGATGGAACGCTTGGCCTCCAGCGACACCTTCCCAGTGATAGCGCGCAGCAGCGCCTGCCGCAGCCTCTTCGGGCCTGTAGACCACGAGGAGCTGGGCCGCGAGCTGCGGATGCGCCTGGCGGAGCTGAACGCCGAGGACCAGAACCGCTGGGACTTCAACTTCCAGCAGGATGTGCCTCTTCGAGGCCCTGGTCGTCTGCAGTGGATGGAGGTGGACAGCGAGTCTGTGCCCGCCTTCTACCGCGAGACGGTGCAGGTGGGGCGCTGTCGCCTGCAGCTGGGGCCCCGGCCACCCCCGGTGGCCGTGGCTGTCATCCCGCGTTCTGGGCCGCCGGCTGGCGAGGCCCCCGACGGCCTAGAGGAGGCGCCTGAGCAGCCGCCCAGCGCCCCAGCCTCGGCCGTGGTCGCGGAGCCCACCCCACCCGCGACCCCGGCCCCGGCCTCAGATCTGACCTCAGACCCGATTCCGGAGGTGACCCCGGTCGCGACCTCGGATCCGACTCCGGACCCGATCCCGGACGCTAACCCGGACGTGGCGACTCAGGATGGCGAGGAACAGGTCCCGGAGCAG GGCGAGGAGCAGGGCGCAGAGCCGGTCGAGGAGAAGGACGAGGAGCCAGTTGAGGAGCAGGGCGCGGAGCCGGTCGAGGAGCAGGGCGCGGAGCCGGTCGAGGAGCAGAACGGGGAGCCGGTCGAGGAGCAGGACGAGAATCAAGAGCAGCGCGGCCAGGAGCTGAAGGACCAGCCTCTCTCGGGGATTCCAGGACGTCCTGCAGCCGGGACCGCGGCGGCCAATGCGAACGGTGCGATCAAGAAGCTGTCGGGGCCTCTCATCTCCG ACTTCTTCGCCAAGCGCAAGAGAACTGCGCAGGAGAACAAGGCGTCGAACGACGTCCCTCCAGGGTGTCCCTCTCCAAACGTGGCTCCTGGGGTGGGCGCGGTGGAGCAGACCCCGCGCAAACGTCTGCGATGA
- the Cdkn1c gene encoding cyclin-dependent kinase inhibitor 1C isoform X3 → MERLASSDTFPVIARSSACRSLFGPVDHEELGRELRMRLAELNAEDQNRWDFNFQQDVPLRGPGRLQWMEVDSESVPAFYRETVQVGRCRLQLGPRPPPVAVAVIPRSGPPAGEAPDGLEEAPEQPPSAPASAVVAEPTPPATPAPASDLTSDPIPEVTPVATSDPTPDPIPDANPDVATQDGEEQVPEQVSEQGEESGAEPGDELGTEPVSEQGEEQGAEPVEEKDEEPVEEQGAEPVEEQGAEPVEEQNGEPVEEQDENQEQRGQELKDQPLSGIPGRPAAGTAAANANGAIKKLSGPLISDFFAKRKRTAQENKASNDVPPGCPSPNVAPGVGAVEQTPRKRLR, encoded by the exons ATGGAACGCTTGGCCTCCAGCGACACCTTCCCAGTGATAGCGCGCAGCAGCGCCTGCCGCAGCCTCTTCGGGCCTGTAGACCACGAGGAGCTGGGCCGCGAGCTGCGGATGCGCCTGGCGGAGCTGAACGCCGAGGACCAGAACCGCTGGGACTTCAACTTCCAGCAGGATGTGCCTCTTCGAGGCCCTGGTCGTCTGCAGTGGATGGAGGTGGACAGCGAGTCTGTGCCCGCCTTCTACCGCGAGACGGTGCAGGTGGGGCGCTGTCGCCTGCAGCTGGGGCCCCGGCCACCCCCGGTGGCCGTGGCTGTCATCCCGCGTTCTGGGCCGCCGGCTGGCGAGGCCCCCGACGGCCTAGAGGAGGCGCCTGAGCAGCCGCCCAGCGCCCCAGCCTCGGCCGTGGTCGCGGAGCCCACCCCACCCGCGACCCCGGCCCCGGCCTCAGATCTGACCTCAGACCCGATTCCGGAGGTGACCCCGGTCGCGACCTCGGATCCGACTCCGGACCCGATCCCGGACGCTAACCCGGACGTGGCGACTCAGGATGGCGAGGAACAGGTCCCGGAGCAGGTCTCTGAGCAGGGAGAGGAGTCGGGTGCTGAGCCGGGTGATGAGCTGGGAACTGAGCCGGTCTCTGAGCAGGGCGAGGAGCAGGGCGCAGAGCCGGTCGAGGAGAAGGACGAGGAGCCAGTTGAGGAGCAGGGCGCGGAGCCGGTCGAGGAGCAGGGCGCGGAGCCGGTCGAGGAGCAGAACGGGGAGCCGGTCGAGGAGCAGGACGAGAATCAAGAGCAGCGCGGCCAGGAGCTGAAGGACCAGCCTCTCTCGGGGATTCCAGGACGTCCTGCAGCCGGGACCGCGGCGGCCAATGCGAACGGTGCGATCAAGAAGCTGTCGGGGCCTCTCATCTCCG ACTTCTTCGCCAAGCGCAAGAGAACTGCGCAGGAGAACAAGGCGTCGAACGACGTCCCTCCAGGGTGTCCCTCTCCAAACGTGGCTCCTGGGGTGGGCGCGGTGGAGCAGACCCCGCGCAAACGTCTGCGATGA
- the Cdkn1c gene encoding cyclin-dependent kinase inhibitor 1C isoform X2, whose translation MGMSDVYLRSRTAMERLASSDTFPVIARSSACRSLFGPVDHEELGRELRMRLAELNAEDQNRWDFNFQQDVPLRGPGRLQWMEVDSESVPAFYRETVQVGRCRLQLGPRPPPVAVAVIPRSGPPAGEAPDGLEEAPEQPPSAPASAVVAEPTPPATPAPASDLTSDPIPEVTPVATSDPTPDPIPDANPDVATQDGEEQVPEQVSEQGEESGAEPGDELGTEPVSEQGEEQGAEPVEEKDEEPVEEQGAEPVEEQGAEPVEEQNGEPVEEQDENQEQRGQELKDQPLSGIPGRPAAGTAAANANDFFAKRKRTAQENKASNDVPPGCPSPNVAPGVGAVEQTPRKRLR comes from the exons ATGGGCATGTCCGACGTGTACCTCCGCAGCAGAACAGCGATGGAACGCTTGGCCTCCAGCGACACCTTCCCAGTGATAGCGCGCAGCAGCGCCTGCCGCAGCCTCTTCGGGCCTGTAGACCACGAGGAGCTGGGCCGCGAGCTGCGGATGCGCCTGGCGGAGCTGAACGCCGAGGACCAGAACCGCTGGGACTTCAACTTCCAGCAGGATGTGCCTCTTCGAGGCCCTGGTCGTCTGCAGTGGATGGAGGTGGACAGCGAGTCTGTGCCCGCCTTCTACCGCGAGACGGTGCAGGTGGGGCGCTGTCGCCTGCAGCTGGGGCCCCGGCCACCCCCGGTGGCCGTGGCTGTCATCCCGCGTTCTGGGCCGCCGGCTGGCGAGGCCCCCGACGGCCTAGAGGAGGCGCCTGAGCAGCCGCCCAGCGCCCCAGCCTCGGCCGTGGTCGCGGAGCCCACCCCACCCGCGACCCCGGCCCCGGCCTCAGATCTGACCTCAGACCCGATTCCGGAGGTGACCCCGGTCGCGACCTCGGATCCGACTCCGGACCCGATCCCGGACGCTAACCCGGACGTGGCGACTCAGGATGGCGAGGAACAGGTCCCGGAGCAGGTCTCTGAGCAGGGAGAGGAGTCGGGTGCTGAGCCGGGTGATGAGCTGGGAACTGAGCCGGTCTCTGAGCAGGGCGAGGAGCAGGGCGCAGAGCCGGTCGAGGAGAAGGACGAGGAGCCAGTTGAGGAGCAGGGCGCGGAGCCGGTCGAGGAGCAGGGCGCGGAGCCGGTCGAGGAGCAGAACGGGGAGCCGGTCGAGGAGCAGGACGAGAATCAAGAGCAGCGCGGCCAGGAGCTGAAGGACCAGCCTCTCTCGGGGATTCCAGGACGTCCTGCAGCCGGGACCGCGGCGGCCAATGCGAACG ACTTCTTCGCCAAGCGCAAGAGAACTGCGCAGGAGAACAAGGCGTCGAACGACGTCCCTCCAGGGTGTCCCTCTCCAAACGTGGCTCCTGGGGTGGGCGCGGTGGAGCAGACCCCGCGCAAACGTCTGCGATGA
- the Cdkn1c gene encoding cyclin-dependent kinase inhibitor 1C isoform X1, which yields MGMSDVYLRSRTAMERLASSDTFPVIARSSACRSLFGPVDHEELGRELRMRLAELNAEDQNRWDFNFQQDVPLRGPGRLQWMEVDSESVPAFYRETVQVGRCRLQLGPRPPPVAVAVIPRSGPPAGEAPDGLEEAPEQPPSAPASAVVAEPTPPATPAPASDLTSDPIPEVTPVATSDPTPDPIPDANPDVATQDGEEQVPEQVSEQGEESGAEPGDELGTEPVSEQGEEQGAEPVEEKDEEPVEEQGAEPVEEQGAEPVEEQNGEPVEEQDENQEQRGQELKDQPLSGIPGRPAAGTAAANANGAIKKLSGPLISDFFAKRKRTAQENKASNDVPPGCPSPNVAPGVGAVEQTPRKRLR from the exons ATGGGCATGTCCGACGTGTACCTCCGCAGCAGAACAGCGATGGAACGCTTGGCCTCCAGCGACACCTTCCCAGTGATAGCGCGCAGCAGCGCCTGCCGCAGCCTCTTCGGGCCTGTAGACCACGAGGAGCTGGGCCGCGAGCTGCGGATGCGCCTGGCGGAGCTGAACGCCGAGGACCAGAACCGCTGGGACTTCAACTTCCAGCAGGATGTGCCTCTTCGAGGCCCTGGTCGTCTGCAGTGGATGGAGGTGGACAGCGAGTCTGTGCCCGCCTTCTACCGCGAGACGGTGCAGGTGGGGCGCTGTCGCCTGCAGCTGGGGCCCCGGCCACCCCCGGTGGCCGTGGCTGTCATCCCGCGTTCTGGGCCGCCGGCTGGCGAGGCCCCCGACGGCCTAGAGGAGGCGCCTGAGCAGCCGCCCAGCGCCCCAGCCTCGGCCGTGGTCGCGGAGCCCACCCCACCCGCGACCCCGGCCCCGGCCTCAGATCTGACCTCAGACCCGATTCCGGAGGTGACCCCGGTCGCGACCTCGGATCCGACTCCGGACCCGATCCCGGACGCTAACCCGGACGTGGCGACTCAGGATGGCGAGGAACAGGTCCCGGAGCAGGTCTCTGAGCAGGGAGAGGAGTCGGGTGCTGAGCCGGGTGATGAGCTGGGAACTGAGCCGGTCTCTGAGCAGGGCGAGGAGCAGGGCGCAGAGCCGGTCGAGGAGAAGGACGAGGAGCCAGTTGAGGAGCAGGGCGCGGAGCCGGTCGAGGAGCAGGGCGCGGAGCCGGTCGAGGAGCAGAACGGGGAGCCGGTCGAGGAGCAGGACGAGAATCAAGAGCAGCGCGGCCAGGAGCTGAAGGACCAGCCTCTCTCGGGGATTCCAGGACGTCCTGCAGCCGGGACCGCGGCGGCCAATGCGAACGGTGCGATCAAGAAGCTGTCGGGGCCTCTCATCTCCG ACTTCTTCGCCAAGCGCAAGAGAACTGCGCAGGAGAACAAGGCGTCGAACGACGTCCCTCCAGGGTGTCCCTCTCCAAACGTGGCTCCTGGGGTGGGCGCGGTGGAGCAGACCCCGCGCAAACGTCTGCGATGA
- the Cdkn1c gene encoding cyclin-dependent kinase inhibitor 1C isoform X5: MERLASSDTFPVIARSSACRSLFGPVDHEELGRELRMRLAELNAEDQNRWDFNFQQDVPLRGPGRLQWMEVDSESVPAFYRETVQVGRCRLQLGPRPPPVAVAVIPRSGPPAGEAPDGLEEAPEQPPSAPASAVVAEPTPPATPAPASDLTSDPIPEVTPVATSDPTPDPIPDANPDVATQDGEEQVPEQVSEQGEESGAEPGDELGTEPVSEQGEEQGAEPVEEKDEEPVEEQGAEPVEEQGAEPVEEQNGEPVEEQDENQEQRGQELKDQPLSGIPGRPAAGTAAANANDFFAKRKRTAQENKASNDVPPGCPSPNVAPGVGAVEQTPRKRLR, from the exons ATGGAACGCTTGGCCTCCAGCGACACCTTCCCAGTGATAGCGCGCAGCAGCGCCTGCCGCAGCCTCTTCGGGCCTGTAGACCACGAGGAGCTGGGCCGCGAGCTGCGGATGCGCCTGGCGGAGCTGAACGCCGAGGACCAGAACCGCTGGGACTTCAACTTCCAGCAGGATGTGCCTCTTCGAGGCCCTGGTCGTCTGCAGTGGATGGAGGTGGACAGCGAGTCTGTGCCCGCCTTCTACCGCGAGACGGTGCAGGTGGGGCGCTGTCGCCTGCAGCTGGGGCCCCGGCCACCCCCGGTGGCCGTGGCTGTCATCCCGCGTTCTGGGCCGCCGGCTGGCGAGGCCCCCGACGGCCTAGAGGAGGCGCCTGAGCAGCCGCCCAGCGCCCCAGCCTCGGCCGTGGTCGCGGAGCCCACCCCACCCGCGACCCCGGCCCCGGCCTCAGATCTGACCTCAGACCCGATTCCGGAGGTGACCCCGGTCGCGACCTCGGATCCGACTCCGGACCCGATCCCGGACGCTAACCCGGACGTGGCGACTCAGGATGGCGAGGAACAGGTCCCGGAGCAGGTCTCTGAGCAGGGAGAGGAGTCGGGTGCTGAGCCGGGTGATGAGCTGGGAACTGAGCCGGTCTCTGAGCAGGGCGAGGAGCAGGGCGCAGAGCCGGTCGAGGAGAAGGACGAGGAGCCAGTTGAGGAGCAGGGCGCGGAGCCGGTCGAGGAGCAGGGCGCGGAGCCGGTCGAGGAGCAGAACGGGGAGCCGGTCGAGGAGCAGGACGAGAATCAAGAGCAGCGCGGCCAGGAGCTGAAGGACCAGCCTCTCTCGGGGATTCCAGGACGTCCTGCAGCCGGGACCGCGGCGGCCAATGCGAACG ACTTCTTCGCCAAGCGCAAGAGAACTGCGCAGGAGAACAAGGCGTCGAACGACGTCCCTCCAGGGTGTCCCTCTCCAAACGTGGCTCCTGGGGTGGGCGCGGTGGAGCAGACCCCGCGCAAACGTCTGCGATGA